A portion of the Oncorhynchus nerka isolate Pitt River linkage group LG27, Oner_Uvic_2.0, whole genome shotgun sequence genome contains these proteins:
- the LOC115112120 gene encoding cytochrome b-c1 complex subunit Rieske, mitochondrial-like gives MMSLAARSGVFSPYLQATNYAVAGPLKALIPGVVVKGEKVLVDTKKPFLTRESLNGQSPKTGPAVSVSINAKAAVRFAHTDIKVPDFSDYRRPELLDPKKSSQESSESRKTFSYLVTGATAVVGVYTAKTVATQFISSMSASADVLAMSKIEVKLGEIPEGKNMTFKWRGKPLFIRHRSEKEIAAEEAVDMAELRDPQHDKDRVANPKWIIVIGVCTHLGCVPIANAGDYGGYYCPCHGSHYDASGRIRKGPAPLNLEVPFYEFPDEDTVIVG, from the exons ATGATGTCACTTGCCGCTCGTTCGGGGGTATTTTCTCCATACTTGCAGGCTACGAACTATGCAGTTGCTGGACCCCTCAAAGCCCTTATTCCAGGGGTGGTTGTAAAAGGAGAGAAAGTGTTGGTAGACACGAAGAAACCTTTCCTTACCCGCGAGTCCCTGAACGGTCAGAGTCCAAAGACTGGGCCTGCAGTATCAGTTAGCATAAATG CAAAAGCTGCAGTCCGATTCGCTCACACTGACATCAAGGTGCCAGATTTCTCTGATTACCGTCGGCCTGAGTTGCTTGACCCCAAGAAATCTTCTCAGGAGAGCAGCGAGTCCAGGAAAACCTTCTCCTACCTTGTCACCGGGGCCACAGCCGTGGTTGGTGTCTACACAGCCAAGACCGTGGCCACACAGTTTATCTCTTCCATGAGTGCCTCAGCTGATGTCCTGGCCATGTCCAAGATCGAGGTCAAGCTGGGAGAGATCCCAGAGGGCAAGAATATGACCTTCAAGTGGAGGGGCAAGCCTCTGTTCATCCGCCACCGGTCTGAGAAAGAGATCGCCGCCGAGGAAGCTGTGGATATGGCTGAGCTACGTGACCCCCAGCACGACAAGGACCGCGTCGCCAACCCAAAATGGATCATTGTTATTGGCGTGTGCACCCACCTGGGCTGTGTACCCATCGCCAATGCTGGTGACTATGGCGGATACTACTGCCCCTGCCATGGCTCTCACTACGATGCCTCTGGCCGCATCAGGAAAGGCCCAGCCCCACTCAACCTTGAGGTGCCCTTCTATGAGTTCCCAGATGAGGACACAGTAATTGTAGGCTAA